The Streptomyces vinaceus genome contains the following window.
TGCAGGACACAGCTTTCGGTCGAGTGCGTGCAGCCTCGGTCAGGAACGCACGGTTCCCGCCACGCCTATCCGGAATCCGTCAGTACCCGGCGGTGGCCGGGCGCCGAGCTGACGGAGTCGGCCCGCGGCCGGGAGGTCGGCCGGGGCGCACCGCCTACCGTGACGCCCCGACCGACGAGCCGGGGTGCAGGGAGGGGTGACGTCCGTATGGGCGGTGCGCGCAGGCCGTACGTCCTGCTGTCCGCGGCGATGAGCGTGGACGGGCGGCTCGACGACGCGGGTCCCGAGCGGCTGCTGCTGTCCTCGCCGGAGGACTTCGACCGGGTGGACGCCGTACGCGCCTCCTGTGACGCGCTGCTGGTGGGCGCGGGAACCGTACGGAAGGACGATCCGCGGCTGCTGGTCGGCGATCCCGGGCGCCGGGCGGGCCGGGTGGCGCGCGGCGAGCCCGCGGATCCGCTCAAGGTCACCGTCACCGCCTCGCCCCGGCTCGATCCCGGGCTGCGTTTTTGGCACTGCGGTGGCGAGAAGCTGGTGTTCACCGTGGACGCGAGCGCGGGGCCGCTGCGCGCGGCGCTCGGCGGCCTGGCCGAGGTGGTGAGCACCGGGCCGGAGCTGGACTGGGCGCGCGTGCTCGACCTGCTCGCGGCGCGCGGTGTGGGGCGGCTGATGGTGGAGGGCGGTACGTCCGTGCACACGCAGCTGCTGGCCCTGGACCTGGCCGACGAGCTCCGGGTGGCCGTGGCCCCGCTGCTGGTGGGCCAGGAGGGCTCGCCGCGGCTGGTGGGCGGGGCCGAGTTCCCGGGCGGGCCCGCCGCCCGGATGCGGCTGCTGGACGCGCGGGTGGCCGGCGACGCCGTCGTACTGCGCTACGCGCCGAAGGAGCGTGTGCCGTGACCCCGCTGTACCTGTCGGACGAGGAGTGGATGCGCCGGGCAATCGCCCTGTCGCGGCGGTGTCCGCCCAGCCCGGGTGCGTACTCGGTGGGCGCGGTGCTGGTGGACGGGGCCGGGATGGAGCTGTCGTACGGGTACAGCCGCGAGGGCGATCCGAGCGTGCACGCGGAGGAGTCGGCGCTGGCCAAGCTGGTGCCCGGCGACGCCCGGCTGCGCGCGGCGACGCTCTACTCGACGCTGGAGCCCTGCTCGGAGCGGCGTTCGAGGCCGACTCCGTGCGCCGCTCTGGTGATCGGTGCCGGGGTGCGCCGGGTGGTCGTCGCCTGGCGGGAGCCGGCGCTGTTCGTGGCGGCGTGCACGGGCGTGGCCGAGCTGCGCGCCGCCGGGATCGAGGTCGTGGAGCTGGCGGGGCTGGCCGGTCGGGCCCGGGCGGTCAACGCGCACCTGTGGGCGGCGGGCCCGGGAAGTTGACGTACTCGTGGCTGCGGCGTTGTCCGTGCGGCTCGCGGCGCAAAAAGTGGGCACCGCTAGCTCGCACTCATCCGGAGGTATTTTTCAATGTCTGAGCCGCTCCGCGTCGCAGTCATCGTCGCAAGTGTCCGTGACGGCCGGTTCGGCCCGGTCATCGCGAACTGGTTCACCGGTGTCGCCCGTGAGCGGCAGAACCTTGAGATCGACGTGATCGACCTGATCGAGCACGACCTGCCGAACCGGCTGTCGCAGTCGCCGGACCTGGAGGTCCAGGCCGTGCTCTCGGGCGTTTCGCCGCGTCTGGCCGCCGCCGACGCGTTCGTCGTCGTCACCCCCGAGTACAACCACTCCTACCCGGCGTCCCTCAAGTCGCTGATCGACTGGCACACCACCGAGTGGCACGCCAAGCCGGTCGGCTTCGTCGGCTACGGCGGCCTCGCGGGCGGTATGCGCGCCGTCGAGCACCTGCGCCAGATCTTCGCCGAGACCCACTCGGTGACGGTCCGCGACACCGTCGGATTCCACGGTCCCTGGGGCCAGTTCGACGAGCAGGGCAACCTGATCGACCCGACCGAGGCGGAGGCCGCGGCCAAGACCCTGCTCGACGCGCTGGAGTGGTGGGGCACCGCGCTCAAGGACAAGAAGGCCCAGCAGCCGTACGGCAGCTGATCGCCGAACCGCCACCTCGCCCGGACCGGCCCACCCTCCCGGGGTGCACCGCAGCCCTGGAGGAAAGATGAGCCTGCGCACGACCCCCGCACAGCCCACCGCCCCGCACCGGGTCGCGTTACGCGGCGGCGCGGACCGCCCCGCCTCACCCGAGGCGGGGCGGTCCGTCGCACGCGTGGTCGCGGCCATATCCCTGCTCGGGATGCTGGTGGTGGGCCAGCTGTACGTGGCGATCCCGCTGCTGCCCGACATCGGGCGGGCCTGGGGGGTGGACCAGGCGTCGGCCACCTGGGCGACGTCCGCGTACGCGGTGACGTACGCGATCATCTCGCTGTTCAGCGGGGCGCTGGCCCGGCGGTTCGGCACCCGGGCGGTGCTGGTGGCCGGGGTGAGCGCGCTGGCGGTGGTGACGGCCTGCGTGCCGCTGGCGGATTCCTTCGGCGTGGGGCTGGCGCTGCGGGCCGGGCAGGGCCTGTTCGCCGGCGTGTACGTCCCGCTGGTGTACGCGTACCTGAACACGCACGTACCGGCGTCGAAGCTGCCGACCGCGCTGACGATCGTCTCCGCCTGCATGGCGGGGACGATCGTCGCCGGTCAGGTGGAATCGCAGCTGCTGGCCGCCGCCGTCGGCTGGCGGGGCACGTTCTGGGTGACCGCGCCGCTGCTGCTGGCGGGTGCGCAGGTGCTGCGCCGGGTGCTGGCGCCGGTGGATCCGGCGCGGGCCAAGGGCGGCGCGGACACCGGGGCCGCCGGGGGCGCCGCCTCGCGGGCGGCCCGCGGGGCCACCCGGCGGATGTGGCTGCGGCTGCTGCCCCTGTACGTCGTCGGGATCACCTGCTCCAGCACCATGACGGCCATCTACACGAGCGTGCAGCTGTACGGGCCTGCCTCGCTGGTCGGTGACGGCCAGGCGATGCTGACGCTGCGGGCCACGGCGATCCCCGCGCTGGTGCTGGGCGTCCTGCTGTCGCCGCTGCTGGGCCGGATCCCGGCGCGGCCGCGCGGGGCCGGGGCGTTCGCCGTGGCGGCGGCGGGGATCTGCGGCGCCGGGCTGTTCGGCGGTACGGCCGCCGGGCTGGCCGGGGCGCTGTTCGTGTTCATGCTGGGCCTGGCGGCGATCGGCCCTGCCGTGGTGCAGGAGATCGGCGCGCTGTCGGGCGCGGCCCACGGGGTCATGGCGACGGCCCTGTACGGGTTCACGCTCAACATCGGCGGCGGGGTGGGGGCACAGGTCCCGCTGGCGTTCGGCGAGGTCAGGGGCGTCGGGCTGTTCATGTCGGCGCTGCTGGCCGGCTGCGTGGTGCTGCTGGTGGCGACCGGCCGCCGGCGGCGGCGCGCCGCGTACGTGACGGACTAGAGCCGGCGCCCTCGGCGGGGCGCCGGGCACGGAACAGGATCAACTCAAAGGCCCCGGCAGTCGAAAACCGGAAACGAGCGGGGGCGGTCGAAAGGGAGTGCATCTCGTCATGACGAACATCGCTGTCATCTACTACTCGTCCACCGGCTCCACCTACAAGCTCGCCGAGGCCGCCGCCGCGGCGGCCGAGAAGGAGGGCGCGGAGGTCCGCCTGCTGCGCGTCGCCGAGATCGACCCGAACGGCGAGGCCGCGCGCCGCGACGGCGCCTCGGACTTCCAGAACGCCACCAAGGACGTCCCCGTGGTGACCCTCGCGGACCTGGAGTGGGCGGACGGCATCCTCATCGGCACCCCGGTGCACTTCGGTCTCGCCGCCCCGCAGCTGATGCACTTCATCAACTCCACGTCGAAGCTGTCGATCGAGGGCAAGCTGCTGAACAAGGCGGTCTCCGCTTTCGCGTCCGGCTCGGCGGCCCACGGTGGCCAGGTCTCCGCGATCCTCGCCCTGCACAACGCGATCACCCACTGGGGTTCGCTCATCGTCTCCACCGGTTCGACCGACCCGGTGCTGTACAAGCCGAAGAACGGCAACCCGTACGGCGCCTCCGCCGTGGTCGGCGGCAACCCGGGCCAGGTCCCGGAGGAGAACCTGGAGGCCGCGGCCTTCCAGGCGCGCCGTACGCTGGAGGTCGCCGCTGTGGTCAAGACCCTGGACGCCCGGTGATCGACAACGGGCTCGCCACGGCGTATCTGGCCCGGATCGGCGCGTCCCGCCCCGCGAAGGCCGATCTGGCGGCGCTGGCCGAGCTGACGGAACGGCACGTGCTGACCGTGCCGTTCGAGAACCTCGACTACCACCTCGGCCAGGAGATCCACCTGGACGAGCGGGTCGTCGACAAGATCGTGCACCAGGGCCGCGGCGGTGCCTGCTACGAGGTGAACCCGGCCTTCGGGCTGCTGCTGGAGGCGCTCGGCTTCCAGGTGGAGATCCTCTCGGCGCGGGTGCACCGCCCGGGCGGGCTCGGCGCTCCGCTGGGCCACCTGATGCTGCGCGTGAGCGTCGACGGGTCGGCGTACCTGGTGGACGTGGGCTTCCGGCGCAACGCGCGCCGGCCGCTGCTGCTGGGGACCGAGGCGGTGCAGTACGACCCGCAGGGCGCGTTCGCCTTCGGGCCGGAGCGGGAGGGCGAGTTCGACCTGTTCCTGGACGGCGAGCCGATGTACCGGGTGGACGGCCGGGCGCGTGAGCTGGGCGAGTTCCGGCCTTCGCTGTGGTGGTTCCGCACCTGCCCGGACTCGCCGTTCATGCAGGACGTGTTCTGCTCGCTGCCGACGGTCGAGGGCCGGATCACGCTGAAGGGCCACACCCTGACCAAGCGCGTCCACGGCGAGTTCACCGTGGAGCACCTGGCCGACGACACCGAGGTGTTCGAGGCCTACCACAAGCACTTCGGCATGACGCTGGACCGGCTGCCCGACGAGCCGGTGCGCCCCGCGGGCACGCCCGGTATCGCCGTCGAGTAGCCGCGGGTCCCCACCCCGCGTGCCATGTGCCCGCTTCCCCACCTCGCCTCCCCCACGCGTGCCACCGGATCCCCCCACTCCCCCACGGTGCGCACCCCACCTCCCCCGCCTCCGCCAGGTACCTCCTTCCCCCCTCCCAGGAGTCACCATGACCACACTCGTCACGGCACCGGCCGAACTGCCGAATGCGTTCCTGCGCGCCTTCAACGCCCGCGACATGGAGGCGATCGACCGCCTCTTCGAGCCCGGGGCGGTCCGCGTGCTGACCCCCGGCGAGGTCGTCACGGGCGAGGGCCGGCGCGACGCGACCCGCAGCTTCATGGCGCTCGGCATTCCGATGAAATTGACGGTGCGCCACTGCTATGAATACGACGACTTGGCGCTGCTGCTGTGTGACTATCTGATCAAGGGCGTCAAGCCGGACGGAACTTCCGTCCTCCACGAAGGCACGGCCACGGATGTGGTGCGCCGCGGTGCGGACGGCTCCTGGCGCTATGCCATCGACAACCCGCCGGGAATCGACCGCGAAAGCGCGAAGCCCTGAATCCCACAAGACAAGAGAGATTGAAGAGCCGATGACCAACGTCGCGATCGTCTACTACTCGGCCACCGGAAACATCCACAAGCTCGCGGTGGCAGCAGCCGAGGCCGCCGAGAAGGCGGGCGCGCAGGTCCGTCTGCGCCGCGTCGCCGAGATCCAGGAAGCCACCATCGCGCCCAACTTCACGGAGTGGACCGAGGCGTTCCAGGAGCACGTCGGCGGCAGCAGCCGCGAGGTCGAGATCGCCACGCAGGACGATCTCGACTGGGCCGACGCGGTCATCTGGGGCACCCCGGGCCGCTACGGCGCCATGGCCGGCCCGCTCAAGCACTTCATCGACCAGACCTTCGAACTGCACGCCCGGGGCGGCCTGAAGAACAAGGCCATGTCCTCGTTCACGTCCACGGGCACCCAGCACGGCGGCCAGGAGTCGACCGTCCTGTCGCTGTCGAACGTCTTCTACCACTGGGGCGCGATCATCGTGCCCCCGGGCGTCACCGACCCGATCATGGTGGCGCCGAGCAACGGCAACCCGTACGGCGTGAGCGCCACCTCCGGGCTCCAGGCCGTCCCCGGCCTGCTCGCCCAGAACGTGACCGAGGACAACCTCAAGGCGGTCGGCTACCAGACCGTCCGCACCCTCCAGGTCGCCGAGGCCCTCAAGCAGGGACTGGGGAACTGACCCACCTCTGCGACCAGTAGGAACAGCAACGCACCGGCACCGGAAAGGCCCGTAGCGGGAGCATCCGCTACGGGCCTTTTTCCGCGCGCACCACAGTGAATTCCCGCCATTTCCCTGGCTCGAATCCGCCGAGCTGACACAGTCAAACAACCGCCATTGGGTCCGGGCATTCTTGGTGAGAACTTGAACACATGCTCCGGATTCCCAAGAACAAGACGCCGCTCTACCTCGGCCTGGTGGCCGAGGAGGCTGCCGCCCAGTTCGGCGCCAACACCATCACGCTCGACCGCACCATGGACGCCCTCCCCGAGGTCGGCCAGGTCCTGACGGTCGCCCAATTCGCCGACCTGATCGCCGAGATGGCAAACCGCCTGTGGGCCAGTGGTATCCGGCCCAGCGAACACGTCGTCATCCACAAGACCAACAACTTCGACATCACCCTCTTCGCGTGCGCCGCGGCCCGCATCGGCGCCGTCCCGGTGATGCTCTCCGCGCACCTCGACGGAGAGACCATCAACGCGCTGCTGCAGCGGCTGCCTTCGCCGACGCTGCTGACGGACGCCGCGAAGCTGACGGGCTCGCTGGCCGCGTCGCCGCTCGCCGAGCTCACCGCGCGGGTCATCTCGGTCACCGAGCCGGTCGAGGGCGCGATCTCGCTCTCCGACCTGGCCGGCGCCCCCGAGCGCTCGGCGGTCACGCTGCACCCCGACTCGCACGCCATCATGACCCACACCTCGGGCACCACCGGCATCCCCAAGCTCGTGGTGCACTCGGCCCGCTCGATCGGCGCCCGCTACCGCTGGCAGAACATCCCCGTCAGCCTGCTGCGCCAGCGCGAGCCCATCCTGATGCACGTCTCCTACGTCCACTCGCGCATGTACCCCGGCATCGCGTCCATGATGCTGAACAACAAGCCGATGGTCTTCCTGGACGACGCCGAGCCGGCGAAGGTCGCCGACGCGATGGTCAAGTACCGTCCGGGCGTCTTCGAGACGCACCCGAACTCCTTCCTGGAGTGCGAGTCGATCCTCGACGACCCCCGCAAGCCGTTCAAGACGGTGCGCTTCTACAACTCCACCTTCGACGCCATCCACCCGGGCACGATGGACAAGTTCCTGCGGGCCTCGGAGCGCAAGAACCCCGTCTTCCTCCAGGTCTACGGCCAGAGCGAGTGCGGCCCGCTGGTCGGCCGCCCCTACACCCGCAAGACCGTCATGCAGGCCGACGGCCGCTGCCAGGGCTACTCCACGCCGGGCATCACCAAGTACCGCCTGGTGTCCCGCAACGGCAAGCCCGTCACCCGCGACAACCCCGGCTACATCGACGTGCAGACCTCGGGCCGCGCCCTGACCTACTACGGCGAGGCCGAGCGCTTCGAGAAGCAGCTCGACGGCGACTGGTGGCGCGGCGGTGACATCGGCTACCGCACCAAGTGGGGCTGCCTGCACCTGCTGGACCGCGAGGTCGACCAGATCCCGACGATCCACTCGACCCTGGAGGTCGAGGACACCGTCCTGCACCGCCTGCCCGAGCTCACCGAGCTCATCATCGTGCCGGGCCCCGACCAGGAGCCCGTGCCCGTCGTCTGCACCAAGGACGACGCACCCCTGGACCTGGCCCGCTGGAAGCGCGCCATCGCGGACCAGTCCGCGATGGCCGACCCCATCCAGATGAAGCTCGGCGAACTGCCGCGCACGGCCACCGCCAAGATCAAGCGCCTTGAGCTGGCCCGCCGGCTGGCCGACCAGGTGACCCACGAACTGGCCTCCTGACCAGGCGCTGCCCCGGACTCCACCGCACTGCACCGCACCGCACACCAGGTACGACCATCGACCCCCGACCCGACCCCGGGAGCTGTACACCATGTCAACGACCCAGAACCAGGAAGGCCGGCGCAAGCACCTCGGCCTCACCCTGGCGCTGCTCGCCTTCGCCCAGCTGATCATCTCCATCGACTACAACATCGTCTACGTGGCCCTGCCCGACATCGGCAGCGGACTCGGCTTCTCCGCCCAGACCCTGCAGTGGGTCGTCAGCGCGTACGCCGTCGCCTTCGGCGGGTTCCTGCTCCTCGGCGGCCGCGCCTGCGACCTGTTCGGCCCGCGCCGCATGTTCGTCCTGGGCCTCGCCCTCTACGCCGGCTCCTCCCTGCTCGGCGGTCTCGCCGGCAGCCCCGAGGTGCTGATCGCCGCCCGCGCGATCCAGGGCATCGGCGGCGCCTTCCTCTTCCCGGCGACCCTCACCCTGGTCTCCACCAGCTTCGCCGAGGGCAAGGAGCGCAACCGCGCCTTCGCCGTCTGGGGCACCGCCGGTGGTAGCGGCATGATCGTCGGCTCGCTGCTCGGCGGCGTGCTCACCCAGTCCCTCGGCTGGGAGTCGGTCTTCTACGTCAACGTGCCGCTGGCCGGCATCGCCGCCCTGCTCGCCTTCCCGCTGATCAAGCCGGACGCCGCCCGCAACACCAGCCGCAGCTTCGACCTGCTGGGCGCCCTGACCTCCACGGTCGGCATCACCGCGATCGTCTTCGCCCTGGTCCAGGGTCCCGAGTCCGGCTGGGCCTCCTCCGAGGTCCTCGGCGCCCTCGCCATCGGCGTGGTCCTGCTCATCGCCTTCTTCGTCATCGAGAAGAAGTCCGCGGACCCGCTGCTGCCGCTGTCGCTCTTCAAGAACCGCAACCTCACCACCGCGGTGGGCGTGACCTTCTTCTACATGGCCACCTTCGGCACCCTGCTGTACTTCCTCACCGTCTACTTCCAGGGCGTCCACGGCTACAGCCCGCTGGAGACCGGCGTCGCCTTCCTCGTCCCGATGGTCGCCATCGCCATCGGCG
Protein-coding sequences here:
- a CDS encoding NADPH-dependent FMN reductase, producing MSEPLRVAVIVASVRDGRFGPVIANWFTGVARERQNLEIDVIDLIEHDLPNRLSQSPDLEVQAVLSGVSPRLAAADAFVVVTPEYNHSYPASLKSLIDWHTTEWHAKPVGFVGYGGLAGGMRAVEHLRQIFAETHSVTVRDTVGFHGPWGQFDEQGNLIDPTEAEAAAKTLLDALEWWGTALKDKKAQQPYGS
- a CDS encoding MFS transporter, with protein sequence MSLRTTPAQPTAPHRVALRGGADRPASPEAGRSVARVVAAISLLGMLVVGQLYVAIPLLPDIGRAWGVDQASATWATSAYAVTYAIISLFSGALARRFGTRAVLVAGVSALAVVTACVPLADSFGVGLALRAGQGLFAGVYVPLVYAYLNTHVPASKLPTALTIVSACMAGTIVAGQVESQLLAAAVGWRGTFWVTAPLLLAGAQVLRRVLAPVDPARAKGGADTGAAGGAASRAARGATRRMWLRLLPLYVVGITCSSTMTAIYTSVQLYGPASLVGDGQAMLTLRATAIPALVLGVLLSPLLGRIPARPRGAGAFAVAAAGICGAGLFGGTAAGLAGALFVFMLGLAAIGPAVVQEIGALSGAAHGVMATALYGFTLNIGGGVGAQVPLAFGEVRGVGLFMSALLAGCVVLLVATGRRRRRAAYVTD
- a CDS encoding NAD(P)H-dependent oxidoreductase; the encoded protein is MTNIAVIYYSSTGSTYKLAEAAAAAAEKEGAEVRLLRVAEIDPNGEAARRDGASDFQNATKDVPVVTLADLEWADGILIGTPVHFGLAAPQLMHFINSTSKLSIEGKLLNKAVSAFASGSAAHGGQVSAILALHNAITHWGSLIVSTGSTDPVLYKPKNGNPYGASAVVGGNPGQVPEENLEAAAFQARRTLEVAAVVKTLDAR
- a CDS encoding arylamine N-acetyltransferase family protein — encoded protein: MIDNGLATAYLARIGASRPAKADLAALAELTERHVLTVPFENLDYHLGQEIHLDERVVDKIVHQGRGGACYEVNPAFGLLLEALGFQVEILSARVHRPGGLGAPLGHLMLRVSVDGSAYLVDVGFRRNARRPLLLGTEAVQYDPQGAFAFGPEREGEFDLFLDGEPMYRVDGRARELGEFRPSLWWFRTCPDSPFMQDVFCSLPTVEGRITLKGHTLTKRVHGEFTVEHLADDTEVFEAYHKHFGMTLDRLPDEPVRPAGTPGIAVE
- a CDS encoding YybH family protein — its product is MTTLVTAPAELPNAFLRAFNARDMEAIDRLFEPGAVRVLTPGEVVTGEGRRDATRSFMALGIPMKLTVRHCYEYDDLALLLCDYLIKGVKPDGTSVLHEGTATDVVRRGADGSWRYAIDNPPGIDRESAKP
- a CDS encoding NAD(P)H-dependent oxidoreductase — protein: MTNVAIVYYSATGNIHKLAVAAAEAAEKAGAQVRLRRVAEIQEATIAPNFTEWTEAFQEHVGGSSREVEIATQDDLDWADAVIWGTPGRYGAMAGPLKHFIDQTFELHARGGLKNKAMSSFTSTGTQHGGQESTVLSLSNVFYHWGAIIVPPGVTDPIMVAPSNGNPYGVSATSGLQAVPGLLAQNVTEDNLKAVGYQTVRTLQVAEALKQGLGN
- a CDS encoding class I adenylate-forming enzyme family protein produces the protein MLRIPKNKTPLYLGLVAEEAAAQFGANTITLDRTMDALPEVGQVLTVAQFADLIAEMANRLWASGIRPSEHVVIHKTNNFDITLFACAAARIGAVPVMLSAHLDGETINALLQRLPSPTLLTDAAKLTGSLAASPLAELTARVISVTEPVEGAISLSDLAGAPERSAVTLHPDSHAIMTHTSGTTGIPKLVVHSARSIGARYRWQNIPVSLLRQREPILMHVSYVHSRMYPGIASMMLNNKPMVFLDDAEPAKVADAMVKYRPGVFETHPNSFLECESILDDPRKPFKTVRFYNSTFDAIHPGTMDKFLRASERKNPVFLQVYGQSECGPLVGRPYTRKTVMQADGRCQGYSTPGITKYRLVSRNGKPVTRDNPGYIDVQTSGRALTYYGEAERFEKQLDGDWWRGGDIGYRTKWGCLHLLDREVDQIPTIHSTLEVEDTVLHRLPELTELIIVPGPDQEPVPVVCTKDDAPLDLARWKRAIADQSAMADPIQMKLGELPRTATAKIKRLELARRLADQVTHELAS
- a CDS encoding MFS transporter, which encodes MSTTQNQEGRRKHLGLTLALLAFAQLIISIDYNIVYVALPDIGSGLGFSAQTLQWVVSAYAVAFGGFLLLGGRACDLFGPRRMFVLGLALYAGSSLLGGLAGSPEVLIAARAIQGIGGAFLFPATLTLVSTSFAEGKERNRAFAVWGTAGGSGMIVGSLLGGVLTQSLGWESVFYVNVPLAGIAALLAFPLIKPDAARNTSRSFDLLGALTSTVGITAIVFALVQGPESGWASSEVLGALAIGVVLLIAFFVIEKKSADPLLPLSLFKNRNLTTAVGVTFFYMATFGTLLYFLTVYFQGVHGYSPLETGVAFLVPMVAIAIGAQTAGGLATKYGIRAIMVSAMVIGVIGTAIVGVTMATDASYWALVPGLVIMGLGQGAGYTLMFGAAAIGVAPEDQGIASGVASTTQQIGGAVGLAVLVAIANSGLEGQTGEALRSATTDGIQKAVFIAAAGIVITGLIALGLKKPEQKAQTAPAAERESQTAGV